The sequence GAACAAGTCCCGCCGGGCTTCCTCCCGGGTAGCGTAGCGCCGACCACTCACGCGCTCTCGCTTCATCGTGGCGAAGAACGACTCCACCACCGCGTTGTCGTAGCAGTTCCCGCGACCGCTCATGCTGCTCACGATCCCGTGCCGACGCAGCATCATCTGAAACTCATTGCTCCCGTACTGCGAGCCCCGGTCCGAGTGGTGAACAACGCCGGTCTGTGGCAGCCGCTTCTCGAGTGCGTTGCGAAACGCCTCGATCACCAGCTCCTTCGTCACCCGCCCACTCGTCGCCCAGCCCACCACGCGACGCGATCCCAGATCCAACACGATCGCCAGGAACAGCCAGCCCTGCAACGTCCACACGTACGTGATGTCTCCGGCCCACACCGCGTTTAGAACACCGACCTCGAAGCGACGCTCCACGATGTTGGGGGCGACACGCGCCGCCGGTTCTGAGCGTAGCGACGGCTTCCACTTGCGCTCGTGCTTGGCCACCAGGCCCGCCCGGCGCATCAGCCGCTCCACCCGGCTTCGCCCCGCCCTGTGACCCCGTGCCCGCAACTCCAACCACATCCGCGGGCTTCCGTACGTACGATCACTCTCCTGATGGATCAACCGGATCTCGCGGGTCAACATCACATCCTCGACCGATCGCCGGCTCGGTACCCGCGTACGCCACGCGTAGAACGTGCTGCGACCCATGCCCATGACCCGACACATCTGGCCTACTCCGTGGCGCGCTCGCTGGGCCTCCACGAATGCGCACCTCACCGCGTATGCTTGGCGAAGTAGGCCGCGGCTTTTTTTAGGATCTCCAGCTCTTCGCGAAGCCGCGCGTTCTCCCGCTTCAAACGCGTGAACTCCGCCTCG is a genomic window of Candidatus Krumholzibacteriia bacterium containing:
- a CDS encoding IS3 family transposase, yielding MEAQRARHGVGQMCRVMGMGRSTFYAWRTRVPSRRSVEDVMLTREIRLIHQESDRTYGSPRMWLELRARGHRAGRSRVERLMRRAGLVAKHERKWKPSLRSEPAARVAPNIVERRFEVGVLNAVWAGDITYVWTLQGWLFLAIVLDLGSRRVVGWATSGRVTKELVIEAFRNALEKRLPQTGVVHHSDRGSQYGSNEFQMMLRRHGIVSSMSGRGNCYDNAVVESFFATMKRERVSGRRYATREEARRDLFDYIEVFYNRKRRHSSLGGISPAEFEEQMQTCA